In Euphorbia lathyris chromosome 10, ddEupLath1.1, whole genome shotgun sequence, a single genomic region encodes these proteins:
- the LOC136209124 gene encoding dirigent protein 22-like produces MYGSEWREVTKSNLFSITSPRTKAMTKTISIQKFLCLIMLLVLNFGSGKSKSFSTTLSPATLGLKKEKLSHLHFYFHDILSGRNPSAVPVANGASTNKSLSGFGLMMMMDDPLTAEPDRRSELVGKAQGIYASASQSEVSFLMVLNFAFSHGKYNGSNLSVLGRNSIFSGVREMPIVGGSGLFRFARGYAQAKTHFIDFKTGDAIVEYNVFVFHY; encoded by the coding sequence ATGTATGGTAGTGAGTGGCGAGAGGTAACCAAGTCCAATTTATTCTCTATTACATCTCCAAGAACAAAGGCAATGACCAAAACGATAAGTATACAAAAATTTCTGTGCCTGATTATGCTTTTAGTCTTGAATTTTGGTTCAGGAAAATCTAAAAGCTTTTCAACAACACTATCTCCGGCGACACTAGGCCTGAAGAAAGAGAAACTAAGCCACCTCCACTTCTACTTCCACGACATTTTAAGCGGCCGGAATCCGAGCGCCGTTCCAGTAGCAAATGGGGCCAGCACAAACAAATCCTTATCGGGGTTtggattgatgatgatgatggacGATCCCTTAACGGCGGAGCCCGACAGAAGATCTGAGCTTGTCGGAAAAGCTCAGGGGATTTATGCGTCGGCGTCTCAAAGTGAAGTTAGCTTCTTAATGGTGTTGAATTTTGCTTTCAGCCATGGTAAATATAATGGTAGTAATCTTAGTGTACTTGGACGGAACAGTATATTTTCCGGCGTAAGGGAGATGCCGATAGTCGGTGGAAGTGGGCTTTTCCGGTTTGCTCGTGGATATGCACAGGCGAAGACTCACTTCATTGATTTCAAGACTGGTGATGCAATTGTGGAGTATAATGTTTTTGTCTTCCATTACTGA